The Citrobacter telavivensis DNA segment CAGGCGGCATCCAGCGCGGCAGGGATAGACAGATGTTGCTCGCTGGAATGACGCAGGGATTCCACCACCGGCAGCCAGACGTCGCACATCGTCTTATCGCCCGGCTCCGCTTTACCACGGTTGACGACGCCGTCCGCGCCTTCGCGGATCATCTGATAAAGCTCGTCGAGGGTCAGGCTCTGATGCGCCTGGGTGACCTGGGCGGCGCGGATAAAGAAGGTGCCGAACAGCGGGCCGCTGGCGCCGCCGACGTTGGAAAGCAGCGTCATCCCGGTATTCTTGAGAATAAAACCGATGTCTTTATCGGCGATCGACGGCAGCTTTT contains these protein-coding regions:
- the dhaL gene encoding dihydroxyacetone kinase ADP-binding subunit DhaL; its protein translation is MSLNRTQIVDWLYRCGDIFTKQSDFLTGLDKEIGDADHGLNMHRGFSKVVEKLPSIADKDIGFILKNTGMTLLSNVGGASGPLFGTFFIRAAQVTQAHQSLTLDELYQMIREGADGVVNRGKAEPGDKTMCDVWLPVVESLRHSSEQHLSIPAALDAACEVAERAAHATITMQARKGRASYLGERSIGHQDPGATSVLFMVQMLAAAAKE